In Peromyscus eremicus chromosome 15, PerEre_H2_v1, whole genome shotgun sequence, a genomic segment contains:
- the Aldh9a1 gene encoding 4-trimethylaminobutyraldehyde dehydrogenase — protein sequence MFLCAVRPRQPSLFRSVVAAMSTGTFVLLQPLNYRGGVRVEPADSCGTEKAFEPATGRVIATLQCSGEKEVDLTVKNAMLAFKSWSKKSGMERAQVLLEAARLIKEQKDAIATMETINNGKSVFEARQDVDSSWQCLEYYAGLAASMAGEHIQLPGGSFGYTRREPLGVCVGIGAWNYPFQIACWKSAPALACGNAMIFKPSPFTPVSALLLAEIYTKAGAPPGLFNVVQGGAATGQFLCQHPDVAKVSFTGSVPTGTKIMEMSAKGIKPVTLELGGKSPLIIFADCSLENAVKGALVANFLSQGQVCCNGTRVFVQKTILDKFTKEVVEQTEKIKIGDPLLEDTRMGPLINEPHLERVLGFIKSARKQGATVLYGGKVHVPTDPKLKHGFYMTPCILTNCTDEMTCVKEEIFGPVMSILSFEEEDEVLQRANDTSYGLAAGVFTRNIQRAHRMAAQLQVGTCYINNYNVSPVELPFGGYKKSGFGRENGRVTIEYYSQLKTVYVEMGDVESPFENE from the exons atgtttctctgtgcagttcgGCCCCGGCAGCCCTCCCTCTTCCGCTCTGTGGTCGCCGCCATGAGCACTGGCACCTTCGTCCTGTTGCAGCCGCTCAACTACCGCGGTGGGGTCCGTGTGGAGCCGGCGGACAGCTGCGGCACGGAGAAGGCGTTCGAGCCGGCCACTG GCAGAGTGATAGCTACTTTACAGTGTTCAGGAGAAAAGGAAGTAGATTTGACTGTTAAAAATGCAATGCTTGCCTTTAAAAGCTGGAGTAAAAAATCTGGCATGGAGCGTGCCCAAGTCCTTTTAGAGGCTGCCCGGCTGATAAAG GAACAGAAAGATGCAATTGCCACCATGGAGACAATCAACAATGGGAAGTCCGTATTTGAGGCCCGCCAGGATGTTGACTCTTCCTGGCAGTGCCTGGAATACTATGCAGGCCTGGCTGCATCCATGGCAG GAGAGCACATCCAACTCCCTGGAGGATCCTTTGGCTATACCAGAAGAGAGCCACTCGGGGTATGTGTGGGGATAGGAGCATGGAACTACCCCTTCCAGATTGCCTGTTGGAAGTCTGCTCCTGCTTTGGCCTGTG GTAATGCCATGATCTTCAAGCCCTCTCCCTTCACGCCTGTGTCTGCTTTGCTCCTGGCTGAGATCTACACCAAAGCTGGTGCACCTCCTGGGCTCTTCAACGTGGTGCAAGGGGGAGCTGCCACAGGCCAGTTTCTGTGTCAGCATCCTGACGTGGCCAAAGTCTCCTTCACCGGGAGCGTGCCCACTGGCACGAAG ATCATGGAGATGTCAGCTAAAGGAATCAAACCTGTCACTTTGGAACTTGGAGGCAAATCTCCTCTTATCATCTTCGCAGACTGTTCCCTGGAGAATGCTGTGAAGGGGGCATTGGTGGCCAACTTCCTCTCACAAGGCCAG GTTTGCTGTAATGGCACTAGAGTGTTTGTgcaaaaaacaattcttgataAATTTACAAAAGAAGTTGTAGAGCAGactgaaaagataaaaattggAGACCCCCTTCTGGAAGATACAAGGATGGGCCCACTCATCAATGAGCCACATCTGGAACGAGTCCTTGGGTTTATAAAGTCAGCAAGGAAGCAG GGTGCTACTGTGCTCTATGGTGGAAAGGTGCATGTACCGACGGATCCTAAATTAAAACATGGATTTTACATGACGCCTTGCATTTTAA CTAATTGCACAGATGAAATGACCTGTGTGAAAGAGGAGATTTTTGGACCAGTTATGTCCATTTTATCATTTGAAGAGGAAGATGAGGTTCTCCAGCGGGCCAATGATACCAGTTACGGACTGGCTGCTGGCGTCTTTACCAG GAATATCCAGCGCGCTCACAGGATGGCGGCTCAGCTTCAGGTGGGAACATGCTACATTAACAACTACAACGTCAGTCCGGTAGAGCTGCCCTTTGGTGGATATAAGAAGTCAG GATTTGGCAGAGAGAACGGCCGCGTGACAATTGAATACTATTCACAGCTCAAGACGGTGTATGTGGAGATGGGTGATGTGGAGTCACCTTTTGAAAACGAGTGA